A single genomic interval of Octopus bimaculoides isolate UCB-OBI-ISO-001 chromosome 22, ASM119413v2, whole genome shotgun sequence harbors:
- the LOC106878719 gene encoding uncharacterized protein LOC106878719 isoform X2, whose translation MKYRSLMFLLQCVTILHFVTAQDPETASKDLAINTGASDSMNYDNCSYSIIPSKPTVSLLQDEVKQMVFNNDVEKTIFKKVKEDTTIGKDDIKHPVDRKHEEDLATAEKEDKETMFGKFVQYIKSCASPGNASLIFPSIYVLFVVVVTGLQMSSYF comes from the exons atgaaataccGTTCGTTAATGTTTCTTTTGCAATGCGTGACTATTCTTCACTTTGTTACGGCTCAGGATCCAGAAACAGCATCAAAGGATTTAGCTATCAATACGGGAGCATCAG ATTCGATGAATTATGATAATTGTAGCTACTCAATAATTCCATCAAAACCAACTGTTTCACTACTGCAAGACGAAGTAAAACAGATGGTGTTTAATAATGATGTTGAAAAGACGATAttcaaaaaagtaaaagaagacacGACGATAGGAAAGGACGATATAAAACATCCGGTTGATAGAAAGCACGAAGAAGACCTGGCGACGGccgaaaaagaagacaaagagacgATGTTTGGAAAATTCGTCCAGTATATAAAGTCCTGTGCTAGTCCGGGCAACGCTTCTTTAATTTTCCCTTCTATAtacgtcttgtttgttgttgtcgtGACTGGGCTACAGATGTCCTCCTATTTTTAA
- the LOC106878719 gene encoding uncharacterized protein LOC106878719 isoform X1, whose product MNIQIQTTSENDSNSNNINTNNEKEKDVGKAKMKYRSLMFLLQCVTILHFVTAQDPETASKDLAINTGASDSMNYDNCSYSIIPSKPTVSLLQDEVKQMVFNNDVEKTIFKKVKEDTTIGKDDIKHPVDRKHEEDLATAEKEDKETMFGKFVQYIKSCASPGNASLIFPSIYVLFVVVVTGLQMSSYF is encoded by the exons ATGAATATCCAG atACAAACTACGAGTGAAAacgacagcaacagtaacaacatcaacaccaataacgagaaagagaaagacgttgggaaagcaaaaatgaaataccGTTCGTTAATGTTTCTTTTGCAATGCGTGACTATTCTTCACTTTGTTACGGCTCAGGATCCAGAAACAGCATCAAAGGATTTAGCTATCAATACGGGAGCATCAG ATTCGATGAATTATGATAATTGTAGCTACTCAATAATTCCATCAAAACCAACTGTTTCACTACTGCAAGACGAAGTAAAACAGATGGTGTTTAATAATGATGTTGAAAAGACGATAttcaaaaaagtaaaagaagacacGACGATAGGAAAGGACGATATAAAACATCCGGTTGATAGAAAGCACGAAGAAGACCTGGCGACGGccgaaaaagaagacaaagagacgATGTTTGGAAAATTCGTCCAGTATATAAAGTCCTGTGCTAGTCCGGGCAACGCTTCTTTAATTTTCCCTTCTATAtacgtcttgtttgttgttgtcgtGACTGGGCTACAGATGTCCTCCTATTTTTAA